The Paraphotobacterium marinum genome segment CTATTGCTTCACTATCCGTAACACTTTCTCCTGTTGTTAAAGCAGCAGATGTTCCAAGTGGAGTTCAATTAGCAAAAGAACAAGTATTGAAAGAAGGTACGAGAGATTATCCTGTAACAGCGGATCCAGCAAAAGCTACCGACGCTGCTTCTAATGCAGTTTTACTAGACGTTTATAACCAATTGGTCAACTATGATGATAAAGGTAACATCATTCCAGGCGATGCTAAATCTTGGGACGTTAGTCCAGATGGTAAAACGGTCACTTTCCATTTAAGACCTGGTTTGAAGTGGTCTGATGGCTCTCCCTTAACAGCTCATGATTATGAATTTGCTTTCAAAAGATGGGTAGACCCTAAAACAGGCTCAGACTATGCTTATTACCTATCCTTAAGTAATGTCGTGAACTCCAAAGAAGTTATGGATGGAAAGGTTTCACCGGACAAACTGGGTGTGAAAGCTTTGGATGATACAACCTTACAAATTAAATTAGATAAGGCAACCCCTTATTTTGTGAATACTTTAGGTATAGGTTTTGCTTCCCCGATTTCAGAAAAAAACTATAAAAAATGGGGTGAAGACTATTTTAAACCTGAACATATGGTCTCAAATGGCGCATTTAAAATTGACCAGTGGGTTATTAATGAAAAAGTTGTTTCGGTTCGAAACAAAAATTACTGGAATAATAAGAAAACGGTGTTAGATAAAGTTGTTTATCGTGGCGTACCCGATTATGCCACTCAAGTTAATTTTTATAAATCAGGTGAATTAGATACAACTTATACGGTTCCAATTGAACAATATAGTAAAATCAAGAAAGAAATGCCGAATCAACTTCATACTAATGATATTTTGAAAGTATTTTATTACGATTTTAATACACAAAAGGCACCTTTTGATAATGTAAAAGTTAGAAAGGCTTTAAGCTATACGATTAATAGAGAAGCTCTTGCAAATTCAGTAATTGGGATGGGATCAAAACCTCTGTACTCGTTACTACCTTCAAACACTGCTGGTCACAATCAATTTAAACCAGCATGGTCAAAAGAAGATCCAAAAGCTTTAGCTCAAAAAGCTGTTAAGTTATTAAATGAAGCAGGCTACAATAAAGAACATCCACTTGAGTTTTCTGTTTTGGTTGCTAATACGCCTGAATTTAAAAAAGCAGCCCAGGCTATACAATCTATGTGGCAATCAACACTGCCTGTTAAAGTTAAGTTGAATGTCGTTGAGTACAAGACTTGGTTAGCTGAAAAATTTCAACCTACGCATCAAGTTGTTGCGGATGATTGGTATGGAGATTATAATGATCCAACAACGTTCTTTGGATTATTTACTTCTACTTCAACACAAAATGGTTCTCATTTCCAAAGTAAGGAATACGACACTTTAATTGATAAGGCCGCTACAGCAAGCAGCGATGCTGAAAGACGCAAATACTTTACTGAAATTGATAAACTAATAGATAAAAAAATGTTTATTGCGCCACAATATTCGTCAAGTTTACCTTACTTAGTTAAACCTTATGTCAAAGGATGGGCGAACCAAAATCCTTTAGCATATTTTTATGCTAAAAATGTTTACATAACGAAACATTCATAAGTTCAAGTTCAATCTTATATTGAATAGTAAATAAACTTGTGAGATTGAATATTTTGTTAAAAAGAGATGGTTATTTTAATGCATTAAAATAACCATCTCTTTTAGACATGCAAGCGTCTTCAATATAAATCTAGTAATAGAAAACTTTATGGATTGTTTTTTCATGCATTAGAATATTTATTTTTTGTTTAAAATGCATATATAAATTTAATTTATTTAAGCTCAAAAAAATCAACATCATTACCTATAGCTTCATAGAACATAATAAGATTAATATATTTATAAAGCTTATCTTTGTTTTTCTAATTAATATACTTATTTTTGCATTAAAAAATGGCATCTGTTATGGCAATTTATGTGCGCAAAATTTCAACAAATCCATTATAAATTGTGCATACTGCATAAAAACATCAATTTTTTGAATAATAATTTTATAACTACAATGTTAATTAGTAAAAAATATCAAATTAGCTATAGCTATAGATTTTGTCTATTAATCTTGGTATTTTGATTAGGTAGCAAAAAATAAAATTATAATAAATACAAACAAACGCAATGAGGGAAATAATGAATATAAGCTTTAAAAAAAGCTTAGTTGCACTTGCAACTATTGCTTCACTATCCGTAACACTTTCGCCTGTTGTTAATGCAGCAGATGTTCCAAGTGGAGTTCAATTAGCAAAAGAACAAGTATTGAAAGAAGGTACGAGAGATTATCCTGTAACGATGGATCCAGCCAAAGCTACCGACGCTGCTTCTAATGCAGTTTTATTAGACGTTTATAACCAACTGGTTAACTATGATGATAAAGGGAATATAATTCCAGGTGATGCTAAGTCTTGGGACGTTAGTCCAGATGGTAAAACGGTCACTTTCCATTTAAGACCTGGTTTGAAGTGGTCTGATGGCTCTCCCTTAACAGCTCATGATTATGAATTTGCTTTCAAAAGATGGGTCGATCCAAAGACTGGCTCTGAATATGCTTATTACCTATCCTTAAGTAATGTCGTCAATTCTAAAGAAGTTATGGATGGAAAGGTTTCACCGGATAAACTGGGTGTAAAAGCTTTGGATGACACAACGTTACAAATTAAATTAGATAAGGCTACCCCTTACTTTGTGAGTACCTTAGGTATAGGTTTTGCTTCTCCCATTTCAGAAAAAAACTTTAAAAAATGGGGTGAAGACTATTTTAAACCTGAACATATGGTCTCAAATGGGGCATTTAAAATTGACCAGTGGGTTGTTAACGAAAAAGTCGTATCGGTTAGAAACACAAATTACTGGAATAATAAGAAAACGGTGTTAGATAAAGTTATTTATCGTGGCGTACCCGATTATGCTACCCAAGTAAATTTCTATAAATCAGGCGATTTAGATACAACTTATACGGTTCCAATTGAACAATACAATTCAATTAAAAAGGCAATGCCAAATCAACTTCATACTAGTGATATTTTGAAAGTATTTTATTACGATTTTAATACACAAAAGGCACCTTTTGATAATGTAAAAGTTAGAAAGGCTTTAAGCTATACCATTAATAGAGAAG includes the following:
- a CDS encoding peptide ABC transporter substrate-binding protein, which gives rise to MNISFKKSLVALATIASLSVTLSPVVKAADVPSGVQLAKEQVLKEGTRDYPVTADPAKATDAASNAVLLDVYNQLVNYDDKGNIIPGDAKSWDVSPDGKTVTFHLRPGLKWSDGSPLTAHDYEFAFKRWVDPKTGSDYAYYLSLSNVVNSKEVMDGKVSPDKLGVKALDDTTLQIKLDKATPYFVNTLGIGFASPISEKNYKKWGEDYFKPEHMVSNGAFKIDQWVINEKVVSVRNKNYWNNKKTVLDKVVYRGVPDYATQVNFYKSGELDTTYTVPIEQYSKIKKEMPNQLHTNDILKVFYYDFNTQKAPFDNVKVRKALSYTINREALANSVIGMGSKPLYSLLPSNTAGHNQFKPAWSKEDPKALAQKAVKLLNEAGYNKEHPLEFSVLVANTPEFKKAAQAIQSMWQSTLPVKVKLNVVEYKTWLAEKFQPTHQVVADDWYGDYNDPTTFFGLFTSTSTQNGSHFQSKEYDTLIDKAATASSDAERRKYFTEIDKLIDKKMFIAPQYSSSLPYLVKPYVKGWANQNPLAYFYAKNVYITKHS
- a CDS encoding peptide ABC transporter substrate-binding protein, translating into MNISFKKSLVALATIASLSVTLSPVVNAADVPSGVQLAKEQVLKEGTRDYPVTMDPAKATDAASNAVLLDVYNQLVNYDDKGNIIPGDAKSWDVSPDGKTVTFHLRPGLKWSDGSPLTAHDYEFAFKRWVDPKTGSEYAYYLSLSNVVNSKEVMDGKVSPDKLGVKALDDTTLQIKLDKATPYFVSTLGIGFASPISEKNFKKWGEDYFKPEHMVSNGAFKIDQWVVNEKVVSVRNTNYWNNKKTVLDKVIYRGVPDYATQVNFYKSGDLDTTYTVPIEQYNSIKKAMPNQLHTSDILKVFYYDFNTQKAPFDNVKVRKALSYTINREALANSVIGMGSKPLYSLLPPTTSGHNQFRPAWAKEDPKALAQKAVKLLNEAGFNKEHPLEFTVLLPNKPEFKKAAQAIQSMWQSTLPVKVKLNVVEYKTWLAQRSAPSTQVAADDWYGDYNDPTTFYGLFTSTSTQNSPHFHNKEYDSLLDKAATASSDAERRKYFTEVDKVIDKTMFIAPQYSSSLPYLVKPYVKGWVNQNPLAYFYAKNVYIEKH